One Lacticaseibacillus rhamnosus genomic window carries:
- a CDS encoding YhfC family intramembrane metalloprotease — translation MEKVVNNQMVSQSAVTMMLIQMLICLALPIGLAVWVIKRRSHPKKGATKIFFIGMGIFFLFAGVLEGPFRGIARQFQHTPWAYALYGALLAGVFEEVGRFLGFKFIQKRIPDKINDPETPFLYGLGHGGLEMILVGSMTVLSNYLFAMLINSGSIEKVLSQTPASSRSAITAVVKQLTGMSAWTVSLSLLERIMALAVQIALSVVVWLLIVKRKQWFWLLVPIGLHAFIDFPAALTQVGALSVTVEEFLLVGQSLLIVGLVYWLWQRTMRNRQVSD, via the coding sequence ATGGAAAAAGTTGTGAATAATCAAATGGTCAGCCAATCAGCCGTGACCATGATGTTGATTCAAATGCTCATCTGCTTAGCGTTGCCGATTGGGCTGGCAGTTTGGGTTATTAAGCGGCGAAGTCATCCCAAAAAAGGGGCGACTAAAATCTTCTTCATCGGGATGGGAATCTTCTTCCTATTTGCGGGTGTACTAGAAGGCCCGTTTCGTGGAATTGCCCGGCAGTTTCAGCACACACCTTGGGCTTATGCACTTTATGGCGCGCTTTTGGCCGGTGTCTTTGAAGAAGTTGGCCGGTTTTTGGGCTTCAAGTTTATCCAAAAGCGTATTCCCGATAAAATTAACGATCCTGAGACGCCATTCCTGTATGGCTTAGGACATGGCGGCTTGGAGATGATTCTGGTTGGGAGTATGACAGTGCTCAGTAACTATCTTTTTGCCATGTTGATCAATAGCGGATCAATTGAGAAGGTATTAAGCCAAACGCCTGCCAGCTCGCGGTCCGCTATCACCGCGGTAGTGAAACAGTTAACGGGTATGAGTGCGTGGACAGTTTCGCTGTCGTTGCTGGAACGGATCATGGCATTAGCCGTACAGATTGCCCTTTCCGTTGTGGTTTGGTTGCTTATCGTTAAACGGAAGCAATGGTTCTGGCTATTGGTTCCGATCGGGTTACATGCTTTCATCGACTTTCCCGCGGCACTGACACAAGTGGGTGCGTTGAGTGTGACCGTTGAAGAATTCCTGCTGGTTGGCCAGTCACTTTTGATCGTGGGACTTGTTTACTGGCTATGGCAACGGACGATGCGCAACCGACAAGTTAGCGACTAA
- a CDS encoding DUF5808 domain-containing protein produces the protein MKAEILILVITWLVLVAIQAMLPWLSRRNVLFGVVYARTSIWQRPEAVTLRRRYLVASSLGAVVIAVLAGGAVAIWALSSVTLAWIQIAATLATVSLNGVLIIAGHRKSKQLMQQLHADQALTNHQVTIDLANLKPQTLVPAAAGLVLLPQCLLAIFLGFRQPSADTIVLLMALGIETLILLTAFYLTRRARGTVRGNPDAEPRSGRVRNAILYYLLLIGFLSQSLLVLQLMLPAMSSDWQWLNVILTATLTLVSVMLLPMAYIAGTRKLDAKGKVLNDNQHWIGGVFYYNPGDPAIFVEKRIGIGFTLNMARPISWVLMGLTLVLILGIVLLAFWFD, from the coding sequence ATGAAAGCAGAAATTTTGATCCTTGTCATAACCTGGCTTGTGCTTGTTGCCATTCAGGCGATGCTGCCATGGCTGTCGCGCCGCAATGTTCTCTTCGGCGTTGTTTACGCACGCACATCAATTTGGCAACGTCCTGAAGCAGTGACATTGCGACGGCGTTATCTAGTTGCTTCGTCGTTAGGCGCAGTGGTGATTGCCGTTTTGGCAGGCGGGGCCGTGGCTATTTGGGCATTGTCGTCAGTGACCCTTGCCTGGATTCAAATTGCCGCTACTTTAGCGACAGTGAGCCTTAATGGTGTATTAATCATTGCTGGTCACCGGAAAAGTAAACAATTGATGCAGCAATTACATGCAGATCAGGCGTTGACTAACCATCAAGTGACAATTGACTTGGCAAACCTAAAGCCGCAAACACTGGTCCCGGCCGCAGCGGGTCTGGTTCTGTTGCCACAATGCTTGCTGGCTATTTTTCTGGGTTTCCGCCAGCCTTCCGCAGATACCATCGTGCTTTTAATGGCGTTGGGCATCGAAACGCTGATCTTATTAACCGCTTTTTATTTGACCCGTCGAGCACGTGGTACGGTTCGTGGTAATCCGGATGCCGAACCGCGATCCGGGCGCGTGCGTAACGCTATTTTGTACTATCTGCTTTTAATTGGCTTCCTCTCACAAAGCCTGCTGGTCTTACAGCTGATGTTACCGGCAATGTCTAGCGACTGGCAGTGGCTTAACGTGATTCTCACCGCGACCCTGACGCTGGTCTCGGTTATGTTACTGCCCATGGCTTATATTGCTGGCACGCGTAAACTGGATGCAAAAGGCAAGGTACTGAACGACAATCAGCATTGGATCGGTGGTGTTTTTTACTACAATCCCGGCGACCCAGCCATTTTTGTCGAGAAGCGCATCGGCATTGGGTTTACATTGAATATGGCTCGGCCGATCAGTTGGGTCTTAATGGGACTAACACTGGTATTGATCCTTGGTATTGTGCTCTTAGCATTCTGGTTTGATTGA
- a CDS encoding GntR family transcriptional regulator, producing the protein MRLTIDLASKVPLYQQIRDAIVNGIATGTLANGTVLPSIRALGNELGVNLHTVNKAYQALQQEGFVVIQRGRGAVVQSRGAPEQAVENVLRPALEKVVAEAVARNLDRSTVHKMIDQLYDQLTGSEDR; encoded by the coding sequence GTGCGTTTGACAATTGATTTGGCTTCTAAAGTACCGCTTTATCAACAAATTCGCGATGCTATTGTGAATGGTATCGCGACTGGCACGCTCGCAAATGGAACCGTGTTGCCTTCTATTCGCGCACTGGGAAATGAGCTGGGTGTCAACTTGCACACAGTGAACAAAGCCTATCAAGCGTTGCAACAAGAAGGCTTCGTAGTCATACAACGAGGACGCGGTGCGGTGGTCCAATCACGCGGCGCCCCTGAACAAGCTGTCGAGAATGTTTTGCGGCCAGCACTTGAAAAAGTCGTTGCCGAAGCAGTGGCGCGGAACCTTGACCGTAGCACGGTGCATAAAATGATTGATCAGCTGTACGACCAATTAACGGGGAGTGAAGATAGATGA
- a CDS encoding ATP-binding cassette domain-containing protein, which produces MPPIIKHVLKKRTASFIALILLAVAGTSLITGGTYLEGKLLDSLVYSHDRTLFVTLLLIILGIGLSRLIVSYFQNRIQILTRRRTILAMNRSILACLFTKKTLAILTWSPTTLSSCINDDVNEIVGFFADTMVRLIGIIVSTVTIALYVMKADAKIFGMMAIFVPIYFVIYVVFHQKIYAISLRVKNKQNEYFTARNDFIGRYIEIKGAGSFQNEAKRLNRVEAGLFQTYIKDFWIRFTMSASQISIQLIFQTCFFLVGGFAVLNGQITIGFFSIILQYFSQLLNSVDQLLTVAMGTEAYRASLARMRQILSIAPDEKGTGQVNGIHSIEVKGFNVRRFSQQPSNDEMFYAKNMNVSFRTPGLYVISGDNGIGKTTFVRTITGIYQPEMTGDVLINGLNAAQVDLTKVRREQIGFLFQDVPSPHLTVGEYLADDCRNVAAFLNEEPKHFTQVFHSPNFNIFNLLDKKVDILSSGELQLVRLLKALSKEHATTYVLDEPTANIYPEIKADVIHLLQELAKTRLVIAITHDDQLAQIGTPILMR; this is translated from the coding sequence ATGCCACCCATCATTAAACATGTTCTGAAAAAACGGACGGCTTCCTTCATCGCATTAATTTTACTGGCAGTGGCCGGAACCAGTTTAATCACTGGCGGGACTTATCTAGAAGGTAAATTGTTAGATAGCCTTGTGTACAGTCACGATCGCACCTTATTTGTCACCTTATTGCTAATCATTCTAGGAATCGGGCTGTCGCGGCTGATCGTTTCCTATTTTCAGAATCGTATTCAGATCCTGACGCGACGGCGAACAATCCTAGCGATGAATCGCAGTATTTTGGCGTGCTTGTTTACTAAGAAGACCCTCGCAATCCTGACCTGGAGTCCGACTACCTTGAGTTCCTGCATAAACGATGACGTCAACGAAATTGTCGGCTTCTTTGCGGATACTATGGTACGGCTCATTGGCATTATCGTTTCAACAGTGACCATTGCTCTTTATGTCATGAAAGCAGATGCTAAAATTTTTGGCATGATGGCAATCTTTGTCCCGATTTATTTTGTGATTTACGTTGTCTTCCACCAGAAAATCTACGCGATCAGCTTGCGAGTTAAGAACAAGCAAAACGAATACTTCACGGCGCGCAATGATTTTATCGGTCGTTATATTGAAATTAAAGGTGCTGGTAGTTTTCAGAACGAAGCAAAGCGCTTGAACCGGGTTGAAGCAGGGCTATTCCAGACTTATATCAAAGATTTCTGGATTCGGTTTACGATGTCGGCTTCGCAAATCAGTATTCAGTTGATCTTTCAAACCTGTTTCTTCTTAGTCGGCGGATTTGCAGTGCTCAATGGACAGATTACCATTGGCTTTTTCTCGATTATTTTGCAATATTTCAGTCAATTGTTAAATTCGGTTGACCAGCTGCTGACGGTAGCAATGGGCACGGAAGCATACCGGGCTTCGCTTGCACGCATGCGACAAATTCTAAGCATTGCGCCTGATGAAAAAGGGACCGGACAAGTGAATGGGATTCACTCCATTGAGGTAAAAGGATTCAATGTCAGAAGGTTTTCCCAGCAGCCAAGTAACGATGAGATGTTTTATGCCAAGAACATGAATGTTTCATTTCGGACGCCCGGACTTTATGTTATTTCCGGCGACAATGGGATTGGGAAAACGACTTTTGTTCGAACCATTACCGGAATTTACCAACCTGAAATGACGGGCGATGTGCTGATAAATGGGCTTAATGCGGCGCAAGTCGACTTGACAAAAGTGCGGCGCGAGCAAATTGGGTTTTTATTTCAAGATGTACCTAGCCCGCATCTGACAGTTGGCGAATACTTAGCCGATGACTGTCGCAATGTGGCGGCATTTTTAAATGAAGAACCGAAGCATTTTACTCAGGTGTTCCATTCGCCTAATTTCAACATATTCAATTTACTAGATAAAAAAGTCGATATTCTTTCAAGTGGCGAGTTGCAACTGGTTCGACTTCTAAAGGCCTTGAGCAAGGAACACGCCACGACCTATGTTTTAGATGAACCTACCGCGAATATTTACCCGGAAATCAAAGCGGATGTGATTCACTTGCTGCAGGAGCTGGCAAAAACGCGGTTGGTGATTGCGATTACGCATGATGATCAACTCGCACAAATTGGTACGCCGATTTTAATGCGGTAA
- a CDS encoding MucBP domain-containing protein, protein MRLFGEEKTRYRLYKSGKLWLVALIGVFALAIGHQPNQVKASSMATRTATLAVQPATLGQELNLNNQQTMNADSPTSSNEVVVKCVDDAGNTLVKDMILQGEVGKVYTIKPATIANYQYTKLANGSAPINGTFSKGTLTVTLVYTKVPVAQRTVNVKYVDEHGNEIAPATTLIGTVGGSYTAVPANVKNYEYAHLAANSAPEKGSFTANPQTVTFVYTEKPAAQGSVTERFVDEAGKRIAPDKTLTGQVGDLYEARPIEISDYAFSRVAQGSAPAGNAFINGNVIVTFVYKQVPATQGSVTVRYVDENGNELAPNKVLTGQSGSAYTTGPITINGYRYVRLAADSAAASGTFPKDTGLVVSFVYTKPAIPVTPTTPETSTVPSTSSQSATTEVITPSAQRRLPNTNEKHEYGIAAVGLALLSLMGLGSTQLFRKAKRQ, encoded by the coding sequence TTGCGTTTATTTGGAGAAGAGAAGACTCGTTATAGATTATATAAGTCAGGAAAGCTATGGCTGGTAGCTTTAATTGGTGTCTTTGCGTTGGCTATCGGGCATCAACCTAATCAAGTTAAGGCGAGCTCAATGGCGACTAGGACAGCCACATTGGCCGTGCAACCGGCAACGCTTGGGCAAGAATTGAATTTAAATAATCAGCAAACAATGAACGCTGATTCGCCAACGAGCAGCAATGAAGTTGTGGTGAAGTGTGTTGATGATGCTGGGAACACGCTTGTTAAAGACATGATTCTTCAAGGTGAAGTTGGAAAAGTGTACACAATTAAACCAGCGACGATTGCCAATTATCAATATACAAAGTTGGCTAATGGCAGTGCGCCAATTAACGGAACCTTTAGTAAAGGCACTTTGACAGTTACCTTGGTTTATACAAAAGTCCCTGTAGCTCAAAGAACGGTGAATGTGAAGTATGTTGATGAACATGGCAATGAAATCGCACCAGCCACAACCCTGATAGGGACAGTCGGTGGTTCGTATACTGCCGTGCCAGCGAACGTCAAAAATTATGAATATGCGCATCTGGCTGCAAACAGTGCGCCTGAAAAAGGAAGCTTTACTGCTAATCCGCAGACGGTGACTTTTGTTTATACAGAAAAACCGGCAGCGCAAGGAAGCGTGACGGAAAGATTTGTGGATGAGGCTGGCAAGCGCATCGCCCCTGATAAGACGCTGACGGGTCAAGTTGGTGATTTATATGAAGCCCGGCCCATTGAGATTAGCGACTATGCCTTTTCCCGTGTGGCCCAAGGCAGTGCGCCGGCTGGTAATGCCTTTATCAACGGCAATGTGATCGTTACCTTTGTTTACAAGCAGGTGCCAGCCACACAAGGATCGGTCACGGTTCGTTATGTTGACGAAAATGGTAACGAATTAGCACCTAACAAAGTGTTGACAGGTCAGAGTGGATCGGCTTATACGACCGGTCCGATCACGATTAACGGTTACCGGTATGTGCGCCTGGCAGCTGATAGTGCTGCAGCATCAGGAACTTTTCCTAAAGATACCGGATTGGTTGTCAGCTTTGTCTATACGAAACCGGCTATTCCAGTTACGCCAACAACGCCGGAAACATCAACGGTACCATCAACCAGCAGCCAGTCTGCCACAACTGAAGTCATAACGCCAAGTGCTCAGCGACGGTTACCTAATACTAACGAAAAGCACGAGTACGGTATTGCAGCAGTGGGTTTAGCGTTGTTATCACTTATGGGCCTTGGTTCGACGCAGCTGTTTCGTAAGGCGAAGCGCCAGTGA
- a CDS encoding ABC transporter permease has product MITLLKQEIYKLMKRPSLVVFIILLFCFQLAVALIAMKYPNLLNIKATFVSNFFAPVLIVFYMIAVGSTQLSSEIQYGTLKTLLYRQYSFAQILLSKWLALLIGVILLYVSSACMSVIIKILVLNNQFALNAHVWQLWSLNIVATFLTLLFLLCFVELIATLFENSTPAIIVGISAYFVISIFNQLMFMMIDQHPWLKWNPVNMLNLGEQIGNQQLSRMTQLTLGQITVGYVVYIGCFLLAGLFIFKKRNSN; this is encoded by the coding sequence GTGATAACTTTACTTAAGCAAGAGATCTACAAACTCATGAAACGTCCCTCACTTGTAGTTTTTATTATTTTACTTTTTTGCTTTCAATTAGCAGTTGCCCTGATTGCTATGAAGTATCCAAATTTATTAAATATTAAGGCCACTTTCGTCAGTAATTTTTTTGCACCAGTGTTAATCGTGTTTTATATGATCGCAGTGGGGAGTACGCAACTCTCTTCGGAAATCCAGTATGGGACATTGAAAACATTGCTGTATCGGCAATATTCATTTGCGCAAATTTTGCTGAGTAAGTGGCTGGCTTTATTGATTGGTGTCATTTTGTTGTACGTCAGTAGCGCATGCATGAGTGTCATCATCAAAATTTTAGTGCTCAACAATCAGTTTGCCTTAAATGCACACGTTTGGCAGCTATGGTCACTGAATATCGTTGCCACGTTTTTGACCTTATTGTTCTTGTTATGCTTTGTCGAACTTATCGCTACATTGTTTGAAAACTCAACACCAGCGATTATTGTCGGCATCAGCGCCTATTTTGTCATTTCCATCTTTAACCAGTTAATGTTCATGATGATTGATCAACACCCATGGCTAAAATGGAATCCCGTCAACATGCTGAATTTAGGAGAACAAATTGGCAATCAACAGCTGTCTAGGATGACCCAATTAACACTTGGTCAAATCACTGTCGGGTATGTCGTTTATATTGGTTGCTTCTTACTCGCCGGTTTGTTCATTTTTAAAAAACGGAATTCAAATTAA